A window of Bacillus sp. DX3.1 genomic DNA:
TAGAGGATCGCTGAAGAGCTGTTAAATCATTAATTGCACCAAATGTTTTCCATGATTTCTTCACCTGAGTACCTTTGAATTTAATCGGTTCATCGACAAGCACGGATCCCGGTTGAATCGCATCCGTTTGATAACCCGTTAACACTGTTGCCCCTTTTACGGTAGAACCCATTTCATATGAGCTTGTCATCGTACCAAGTGCATAGTCTTTTATTTTCGTTTCTCCATCTTCATTGACAAACTGCTTTCCAGCCATCGATAATACTTCACCATTTTTCGGATTCATCATCACGACGAAAGCACGATCCATATAAGGAGCCGTTCCCATCGCTTTTGCTGCTTTCATTTCTTTTTCAATAATTTCTTCAACCTTTTTTTGAAGCTCCATATCAATCGTTAACGTTAAGTTATTACCACTTTGCCCTTTTGAAAGATACGTTGTTTCCAGAATATTACCGTCTTTATCTGTAATATTTTTCACTTCTGCCTTCGTACCATGAAGCGTATCCTCATATTGCTGCTCAATATAACTTTTACCAACGCGGTCGTTACGATTATAGTCTCGAACAAGATAATAACCTAACCGTTCTTTTGGTAAACCTTCATCTGAGCTTGTTACACCACCAAGTACCGTTCGGAACATATCATTATACGGGTAATTGCGATCCCAATCGACCGTCGTGTCCACGCCAGGTAGCGCTGCTAAATTTTCACTAACGACTGCATACTCTTCTGGTGTTACATCTTTTTTAATAATTTGCGGCGTCATCGCATATCCGCTATCCATCTTGCTCTTAATCGCAAGTACTTCTAAATCTGCAGGTGTTAATTCATTCAAATCTATTTCTGTGACGCGATTACGTTGACGCTCTGCCATTTGTTTATCATCAATTTTTTTCTCTTTAAATTCAGCTTCATCTTTCGCTGTAATTTTCGCTTTTGCTTCCTTTTCATGTAAAGAAATCCAATAGTCTTTTTTATCACGCTCTGTTAATTTATCTGGCGCTACTTCAATTAGCTTCGCAAGCTTTTTCGCTGTTTCTGAACGTTCTTCTGAAGTTGATCCCTTCATTCTTGTATACGTAATAGTACGAAGAGGAGTATTATCCACAACAGCACGACCGTATCTGTCAAAGATTTTCCCACGCGGGACCGGGTTACTTACCGTTAAGTTTTCCTTTCGCTCAACCTCATTTTTATAATCTTCACCATGTACAATTTGTACCATTCCTAGCTTTACAATAATCGCTGAGAACATTAAAAACACACACAAAAACAACACGTTTAGCCTAAACGGAACGTGGGTCTTCTTTTTTTTCTTTTTCTTACTCATACGAACCCCCCTCTACCAACAGCTATGTAATATGAAAGGGACACCTTATTACAGGTGTCCTCACTACTGTTTTACATGTCCTTTTATTCTAGCATAAAATTGCAGGGAAGTTAACCTTCTCGTTCGGTATGATTTAGTGTTGTTTCAGGGGCTGGAATACTTGTTCCATTCCTGTTTTGATCCCCATATTTGACATTTCTAACTGCAAAATAAATGAGGAAATGTCCAACTCCGAGAATACATAATAAAACCGGCAAACTTTTTTCTGGCGGAAAAAATGATACTGCACATAAAAAACTTAAAACCGAGCATATTCTTCCTCCATTTAACCATAGTTCACGAACAACAATATACTCGACACGCCACTCTTTTGCCTGCTTCGCTCTTCCAATCACATCATATGTCATGGATCCATATGGAACGAGTAGAATTGGATAAGCAATTGCGATACATGCTGCGTAAATGAGCAATTTTACATATGTAACTTGAAAAACAACTAAAAATACAACGGCGTATAAAATAATTCCGCCCAGCAAAATCGCTTTTTTTCTCCATTCCTTTTTTAACATACGAGCAACCAAATAGTAGCATACAAACGATACAGCTGAATTAACTAAGCTATACTTTCCTAAAGCAAACTCACTTCCTGATGCTAAATAGACGTATACGGAAATAACAAAGATGAAAGTTCCTTCTCTTAAGCCTTGAAAAAAGTGAGCAAGTGTAATTCTCCCCCAGTTTTTATCGTGCTTTCGCTCCTTTAACACTTGAACAATTTCATAGCGCCCTTCACATTCTCTTTTTGATAAAAAAAAGCTTATGACAATGGCAATTGTAAATAAGGTTAATGAAAGAACAAACACAACGGTATAGCCACTCCACTTATCCATACGCGAAATCATATATCCCGCTGCAATCGGCCCAATCATTCCAGAAAAGGATGTCAGTAGACCGAGAAAACCATTAAAAAAATCACGTGTTTCGGGCTCAGTAATTTCAAATGTAAGCAAATTAAATGCAAGCCAATAAAAACCATATCCAATTCCAAGAAGACTGCCAATTAATAAAATATATTGCGAGGCATGTGTTCCAGTTAGTAAAACAACAATAAAAAAAGCGGCTAATGTTCCTACACCGATTCGCAGTAAAATTGCACGATCAATCCGTTTTGCCAATTTTCCTGCAAGGAGAAATGTTAACGGCTGCATTACAACACTTGCCAAATTGTACAATCCAATATTCAAATAGTTTTGCGTTTGCTTCCATAAATAAATGTTAACAAACGTATTGGATAAGGAAATTGCTAACGTGTATAATCCCCCCATAACAAGTAACAATACTAAATCACGATTCACCTCAACATCGCCAATTACATGTTTCCACTTCATAGCTAACTCTCCTTTACTTCATGTTCTATTCTTCCAAAGACGAACACAATTATGTAAAAGAAAGTAAACAAAAAAGCTAGGAGAAAATGCCTCCTAGCTTTTTTAATATTCGTTTTAAAAAATTATAAAGCGATATTATTTAGCGTCTTGGTAACGTTTTTCAGCTGCGTTCCAGTCTACAACGTTCCAGAATGCACCGATGTAGTCAGGACGACGGTTTTGGTAATGTAAGTAGTAAGCATGTTCCCAAACATCTAAACCTACAACTAGAGCTTTACCTTCTGTTAAAGGTGAATCTTGGTTTGGTGTGCTAGTTACTTCTAATTCACCGTTGTTTACTACAAGCCAAGCCCAACCAGAGCCGAAGCGAGTTGCGCCAGCTTTAGCGAATTCTGCTTTGAATGCATCAAAGCTACCAAATTTCGCTTCAATTGCAGATGCAAGTTCACCTACTGGTTGTCCACCACCGTTAGGTGATAAGATTGTCCAGAAGAAAGAGTGGTTTGCATGTCCGCCACCATTGTTGCGTACTGCTGTACGAATTGCTTCAGGCACTTCGTTTAAATTTGTAACTAATTCTTCTACGCTTTTGCCAGCTAATTCTTCATGACCTTCTAATGCAGCGTTTAAGTTTGTTACGTAAGTATTGTGATGTTTTGTATGATGGATGTTCATCGTTTCTTTGTCGAAGTGAGGTTCTAAAGCATCATACGCATAAGGTAAATTTGGTAATTCATGTTTTGCCATTGTTACATTCCTCCCATTTATATGTATTGCCGAAAAATGACTTGGCATACGAATTCATTTTACCCCAATTATGATGGAGTGAAAA
This region includes:
- a CDS encoding penicillin-binding protein 2; translation: MSKKKKKKKTHVPFRLNVLFLCVFLMFSAIIVKLGMVQIVHGEDYKNEVERKENLTVSNPVPRGKIFDRYGRAVVDNTPLRTITYTRMKGSTSEERSETAKKLAKLIEVAPDKLTERDKKDYWISLHEKEAKAKITAKDEAEFKEKKIDDKQMAERQRNRVTEIDLNELTPADLEVLAIKSKMDSGYAMTPQIIKKDVTPEEYAVVSENLAALPGVDTTVDWDRNYPYNDMFRTVLGGVTSSDEGLPKERLGYYLVRDYNRNDRVGKSYIEQQYEDTLHGTKAEVKNITDKDGNILETTYLSKGQSGNNLTLTIDMELQKKVEEIIEKEMKAAKAMGTAPYMDRAFVVMMNPKNGEVLSMAGKQFVNEDGETKIKDYALGTMTSSYEMGSTVKGATVLTGYQTDAIQPGSVLVDEPIKFKGTQVKKSWKTFGAINDLTALQRSSNVYMFKIAMNMAGVDYVPNGSLSVKQKDFDTMRYYFSQFGLGVPTGIDLPNEVAGVKGINGQAGKLLDLAIGQYDTYTPLQLAQYVSTIANGGYRMKPQILKEVRQPTTKPEDIGKVVQSVEPQILNRIDMNPDYIKRVQDGFKMVTQTRDGTGYSNGGFAGATYDPAGKTGTAQATYAGPDKTVRERNGGQSPTTFNLTFVGYAPASDPEIAFSVVVPWLSNDQNPVNKKISREITDAYFDLKKQEVTGEAPKEEKGKKANEEE
- a CDS encoding MFS transporter, with amino-acid sequence MKWKHVIGDVEVNRDLVLLLVMGGLYTLAISLSNTFVNIYLWKQTQNYLNIGLYNLASVVMQPLTFLLAGKLAKRIDRAILLRIGVGTLAAFFIVVLLTGTHASQYILLIGSLLGIGYGFYWLAFNLLTFEITEPETRDFFNGFLGLLTSFSGMIGPIAAGYMISRMDKWSGYTVVFVLSLTLFTIAIVISFFLSKRECEGRYEIVQVLKERKHDKNWGRITLAHFFQGLREGTFIFVISVYVYLASGSEFALGKYSLVNSAVSFVCYYLVARMLKKEWRKKAILLGGIILYAVVFLVVFQVTYVKLLIYAACIAIAYPILLVPYGSMTYDVIGRAKQAKEWRVEYIVVRELWLNGGRICSVLSFLCAVSFFPPEKSLPVLLCILGVGHFLIYFAVRNVKYGDQNRNGTSIPAPETTLNHTEREG
- the sodA gene encoding superoxide dismutase [Mn]; translation: MAKHELPNLPYAYDALEPHFDKETMNIHHTKHHNTYVTNLNAALEGHEELAGKSVEELVTNLNEVPEAIRTAVRNNGGGHANHSFFWTILSPNGGGQPVGELASAIEAKFGSFDAFKAEFAKAGATRFGSGWAWLVVNNGELEVTSTPNQDSPLTEGKALVVGLDVWEHAYYLHYQNRRPDYIGAFWNVVDWNAAEKRYQDAK